A single window of Leishmania infantum JPCM5 genome chromosome 35 DNA harbors:
- a CDS encoding beta-fructofuranosidase-like protein has translation MPRQHHHLHVGGTVSAAVRALAVAVAALVISAGAAAAIKVSFVSDVHYDPAYGTASAHGTCNTTSASPFGQPGCDSPAALLAIATSDIMMQRPTYTFFAGDWQRHGMSSTSLTTSDVFEPLSQYFARIVDVSKDPSFNRPPMTTVLGNNDVIPNYFFNITATPHTTLNTQIGIMEHYKLLNTTQGTVMSECGYYSGIASAHLRVLGVHTLVWTYNLSPALPDTETDPCGQLAWMESEINAARAAGQKVIIIGHIPPQPDVFRVINRGAVGPVEDDMYWKPMYQNAYTSLLSSNRDIIVLQLFGHSHRFAVLGDEEMGVPLIVINAMTPLYGNQPAYLIGDFDTATWKLKTLRQRFAQAAFVQWSSGLEVAAA, from the coding sequence ATGCCTCGCCAGCATCATCATCTTCACGTTGGTGGCACCGTGTCGGCAGCCGTCCGtgcgctcgccgtcgccgtcgccgccctcgtcaTCTCTGCaggtgccgcggcagccatCAAGGTGAGCTTCGTCTCCGATGTGCACTACGATCCAGCTTACGGTACGGCTAGCGCCCATGGCACCTGCAACACCACGTCGGCCTCGCCCTTTGGCCAGCCCGGCTGTGACTCACCCGCAGCGCTCCTGGCCATTGCCACCAGCGACATCATGATGCAGCGCCCCACCTACACGTTCTTCGCGGGTGATTGGCAGCGGCATGGTATGAGTTCCACGTCGCTGACAACGTCCGACGTGTTTGAGCCGCTGTCGCAGTACTTTGCGCGCATCGTGGATGTCTCTAAGGACCCTAGCTTCAACAGACCGCCCATGACGACCGTCCTCGGCAACAACGACGTCATTCCAAACTACTTCTTCAACATCACGGCCACCCCGCACACCACCCTGAATACGCAGATCGGCATAATGGAGCATTACAAGCTGCTGAACACGACGCAAGGAACGGTGATGTCCGAGTGCGGCTACtacagcggcatcgccagcGCTCATCTGCGCGTACTGGGCGTGCACACCCTGGTGTGGACATACAATCTGTCACCGGCCCTTCCCGACACCGAGACGGACCCGTGTGGACAGCTGGCCTGGATGGAGAGCGAGATCAACGCGgctcgcgctgcagggcAGAAGGTGATCATCATTGGTCACATCCCTCCACAGCCCGATGTCTTCCGCGTAATCaaccgcggcgccgtcggcccCGTGGAGGACGACATGTACTGGAAGCCCATGTACCAGAACGCCTACACCTCCCTGCTGTCGAGCAACAGGGACATCATTGTCCTTCAGCTCTTCGGTCACAGCCACCGCTTTGCTGTCctcggcgacgaggagaTGGGGGTGCCGCTCATCGTCATCAACGCCATGACCCCGCTGTACGGCAACCAGCCCGCGTACCTCATCGGCGACTTCGACACGGCCACGTGGAAGCTCAAGACCTTGAGGCAGCGGTTTGCCCAAGCCGCCTTTGTTCAATGGAGCAGTGGTCtggaggtggccgccgccc
- a CDS encoding beta-fructofuranosidase-like protein: MFTNDTLFENYMTLRTGGVVDDPCTTTFCRVYTVCAMLYATHDNINSCVRSQIPSSSSSSEPIDSSDSAPSPTPGPSMHIDSKPQYHIRPPTNWINDPNGPYRDPVTGKIHLYMQYNPNGPLWGDIAWYHVTSDDYVKWTIPSTPIATYADRWYDKWGAYSGTMMNNNYSEPVMVYTCTEPENIQRQCVATISPSDLAGKRTLSFFEKSPLNPILTEESVPGLVGLGNFRDPTEWWRDPANPSQWLIAFAARIKDRDGDNAHIVLFSTTDPSFQSGYSFSHSLYVYKYDLDHMFECPDFFTLKQGGEHYLKVSTMPSHRDYIVYGSYQADPVTGKYVFIADPARSFTFIDYGPFYASKTFYDPILKRRMMWGWTNDELSNEQITSQGWSGVQNLLRGIEYDSVEKKIKTYPIAELKGLRLSHLYSRPETDPLVLVDGTPQILITAGTNATRQHEIIVTFKLSSMDSFKGNTYYTESAAPEFGVMIRTNADLSQYTTVSVRMPAAVRQPISNRAQDTTWAPIKMYPGSGTNAASNCSAECAKERTCVSWTYTTSPSSTCALYWKTSRRVYNATAHSGTVNIPLLYMDRTHSGSIGSRQPLLGRSPVKQTNPNVVRLHIFVDDSVIEVFKDGGLETMTGRLYLPGGESQTGIAVYSKNTGSITVTASAEIFSMDSAFAAEAGPNLIRTYTNSYYNLLSALGVAS, from the coding sequence ATGTTCACAAACGACACACTGTTTGAGAACTACATGACCCTCCGCACCGGTGGCGTGGTCGACGACCCGTGCACGACGACGTTCTGCCGCGTGTACACGGTTTGCGCGATGCTCTACGCCACGCACGACAACATCAACAGCTGCGTGCGCTCGCAGAtcccgtcgtcgtcgtcgtcatcggaGCCAAtagacagcagcgacagcgccccGTCCCCGACCCCTGGCCCGTCTATGCACATCGATTCAAAGCCACAGTACCACATCCGTCCGCCGACGAACTGGATCAACGACCCCAACGGCCCCTACCGCGACCCCGTCACCGGCAAAATTCACCTGTACATGCAGTACAACCCCAACGGTCCGCTCTGGGGTGACATTGCATGGTACCACGTGACGTCGGACGACTACGTCAAGTGGACGATCCCGAGCACGCCGATCGCGACGTACGCCGACAGGTGGTACGACAAGTGGGGCGCCTACTCCGGCACCATGATGAACAACAACTACAGCGAGCCGGTCATGGTGTACACCTGCACCGAGCCGGAGAACATCCAGCGGCAGTGCGTCGCGACCATCTCGCCGAGCGACCTGGCCGGCAAGCGCACACTGAGCTTCTTCGAGAAAAGCCCGCTGAATCCCATCCTCACCGAGGAGAGCGTGCCCGGGCTGGTGGGTCTGGGCAACTTCCGCGACCCGACGGAGTGGTGGCGGGACCCCGCCAACCCCAGCCAGTGGCTCATCGCGTTCGCAGCCCGCATCAAGGACAGAGACGGCGACAACGCGCACATCGTCCTGTTCAGCACCACCGACCCCAGCTTCCAGAGCGGCTACAGCTTCTCCCACAGCCTCTACGTCTACAAGTACGACCTGGACCACATGTTTGAGTGCCCCGACTTCTTCACGCTGAAACAGGGCGGCGAGCACTACCTCAAGGTCTCCACCATGCCCTCGCACCGCGACTACATCGTCTACGGCTCCTACCAGGCTGACCCGGTGACCGGCAAGTACGTCTTCATCGCGGACCCCGCGCGCAGCTTCACCTTCATCGACTACGGCCCGTTCTACGCCTCCAAGACCTTCTACGACCCCATCCTCAAACGCCGCATGATGTGGGGCTGGACCAACGACGAGCTGAGCAACGAGCAGATCACCTCGCAGGGCTGGTCTGGTGTGCAGaacctgctgcgcggcatcgAGTACGACAGCGTCGAGAAGAAGATCAAGACGTACCCGATCGCGGAGCTGAAGGGGCTGCGTCTGAGCCACCTCTATTCGCGTCCGGAGACCGACCCGCTCGTGCTGGTGGATGGCACGCCACAGATCCTCATCACGGCCGGCACGAATGCCACTCGTCAGCACGAGATTATCGTCACCTTCAAGCTTTCCAGCATGGATTCCTTCAAAGGAAACACCTACTACACCGAAAGTGCCGCGCCCGAGTTCGGTGTGATGATCCGTACCAACGCGGACCTCAGCCAGTACACGACCGTCTCGGTACGcatgccggcggcggtgcggcagccgaTCTCCAACCGCGCGCAGGACACGACGTGGGCACCCATCAAGATGTACCCTGGCTCTGGCACCAATGCCGCGAGCAACTGTAGCGCGGAATGCGCAAAGGAGCGCACGTGCGTTTCGTGGACGTACACCACTTCGCCGTCATCGACGTGCGCCCTGTACTGGAAGACGAGCCGGCGCGTGTACAACGCGACCGCGCACAGCGGCACAGTGAACATCCCCTTGCTATATATGGACCGCACCCATTCCGGCTCTATCGGTTCCCGACAGCCTCTCCTTGGCCGCTCGCCTGTGAAGCAGACGAACCCTAACGTGGTGCGTCTGCACATCTTCGTTGACGACAGCGTCATCGAGGTCTTCAAGGATGGCGGTCTGGAGACCATGACTGGTCGCCTCTACCTCCCTGGCGGCGAGTCGCAGACGGGCATCGCTGTGTACAGCAAGAACACGGGCAGCATCACCGTCACCGCCTCAGCCGAGATCTTCTCGATGGACTCAGCGTTTGCCGCGGAGGCTGGCCCTAATTTGATCCGCACCTACACAAACAGCTACTACAACCTACTGTCAGCTCTGGGTGTCGCCAGCTAG
- a CDS encoding conserved RING finger protein, which yields MVTQLAASPPAQRPPDQHHEQTTDTPPPRRPSSMSLVDFSFTQFFIALDEAAAEEQRATAEAIAAAPATATSTSSAVLPATMPHTTQPLASAATLSLHDCVLLKLSLTCALCGRLLRHQPAAIETCGHCFCYECINNALENGCAPRMIEWPWCTLEKEVGAAEVRWAAATVVSTSAKSLRASTAATTPGGAPQATEETADRHHDCDEVQVAVPLGSRAARSTDAQSSRQPRKWRKVRQMCPLCLGPAFKWMLVPLQPLADLCNSLHSAYPGLEGALGRLTATTSNSAAFITESRAASANCGEAGGEIDGDMQWHGQPASDSAGLITAAFAPRSSVPGAEDWRSTQDEEAERRRRRSTGGARKEITFAVDIASRVPSIPAPVAADAQATVSKTSGPAADIACVAHSAGVETIEEETPNSAEAEEQDGGVAGAAVAAVLQLSADLIPSPGGIPAPALSAATTEAPRNIVSSSSWQRSAALNALDPTPLCREEVLGHSPTNAREDEDTQQGGEGDVDAVVNLYLAPVHQHEKGAKGTAVATANADAPQPLLPFFTAQRHHCLLLDTVPTPSDKSGVLWPVTTSPTRKEEADGRAPPSARLSAPLGSIDAILRARASSTSGWSVVWDGVEERKSDDSSDSDEGCPTTRAPSSQCPYSTVQVAEVGEDECAARGERRGNGGVDREHRRPIPANAFSGVSRHTVKDALTFVHMQDVWELHTALVRRHPRLPPCFAALRHGRVRWQADVAAEEDSSECAVDSTCNDAPHPPPPILCVVGHYPQQSCRSDPSGLRLLPKLTPTACTALVLGVPCVDMTWVASPTSSPWTAHAVSGWQTSTAVVDGTPSPLVRERQRPNAFQNALERLTAASGASSQPQRLAESLPGSWMATTQRALLAHLHPTAQPRNTQNGSDTTATHAAVDTYVFFLLPDGATRQLGEMLYQQWTRAALWQSPQAMGAPPTVVAPLSLSSRKRRRDGVPFSGIIHGIGNWSATDGHPQRAWRRLLLVAGGAAVELSWTLFEALVATAAALEDGDSVVEGRSATDTDSLVKALASHLRHRRTSGTGSLWIHVDVADCWREPSPPPSAASPVRSCGAQHTFFLLYSMAVARDVFAQLVAEKNVRGKTPRTSPSSSSPASGDDSTARTRAYLRRFKVFLDRLAALVAVVAAPVLPGSASLYGGASHRQEARPSSWLLENIAQGRRSAGSSVNISALSPTQEDAGDVSASSIITAEMRSSGERARRRLDAAAFSMGECGAEGERQVEGAAALPAQRAGVYRSLLYTDTP from the coding sequence ATGGTCACTCAGCTCGCTGCCtcaccgcctgcgcagcggccgccggaTCAGCATCATGAACAAACCACCGAcaccccaccgccgcgccggccCTCATCAATGTCCCTCGTCGACTTCTCCTTCACACAATTCTTCATTGCGTTGGACGAAGCGGCAGCtgaggagcagcgcgccacTGCGGAGGCCATCGCCGCGGCCCCTGCAACCGCCACATCAACGTCTAGCGCCGTGCTACCTGCGACAATGCCACACACAACGCAGCCCCTCGCTAGCGCTGCCACTCTCTCCTTGCACGACTGCGTCCTTCTCAAGCTAAGTCTAACGTGCGCCCTCTGCGGCCGACTACTCCGACACCAGCCGGCCGCCATCGAAACCTGCGGTCACTGCTTCTGCTACGAGTGCATCAACAACGCCCTGGAGAATGGATGTGCGCCGCGGATGATAGAATGGCCGTGGTGTacgctggagaaggaggtcggcgccgctgaagtGCGATGGGCTGCCGCGACTGTGGTGTCCACGTCCGCGAAATCATTGCGCGCCAGCACAGCGGCAACCACTCCAGGAGGCGCTCCGCAAGCAACCGAGGAGACTGCAGATAGACATCACGATTGCGATGAGGTGCAAGTCGCGGTCCCTCTAGGGTCCCGGGCTGCACGCTCTACCGATGCACAGTCGTCACGTCAGCCGCGCAAATGGCGCAAGGTGCGTCAGATGTGCCCACTGTGTCTTGGCCCTGCCTTTAAGTGGATGCTCGTTCCCCTGCAGCCGCTCGCAGACCTCTGCAACTCTCTACATTCGGCGTACCCAGGGCTGGAGGGGGCGCTTGGGCGGCTCACAGCAACTACGTCGAACAGCGCTGCGTTCATCACGGAGTCACGGGCAGCGTCTGCAAACTGTGGCGAGGCAGGAGGAGAAATCGACGGCGACATGCAGTGGCATGGGCAACCTGCCAGCGATTCGGCTGGCCTCATCACAGCCGCCTTCGCGCCTCGTTCGTCAGTGCCCGGTGCTGAAGACTGGCGGAGCACtcaggacgaggaggcggagcggcgccggcgccgcagcaccgggGGGGCGCGGAAAGAAATCACGTTTGCTGTCGACATTGCATCGCGAGTGCCGAGCATTCCAGCCCcggtcgccgccgacgcccaGGCGACTGTGAGTAAGACCTCTGGCCCTGCCGCTGATATCGCATGCGTGGCGCACAGCGCGGGCGTAGAAACCATCGAGGAAGAGACGCCCAACTCAGCCgaggctgaggagcaggacggcggcgtggcaggggcagcagtggcggcggttCTTCAGCTCAGTGCCGATTTGATTCCCTCGCCAGGCGGCATCCCTGCTCCAGCGCTCTCCGCGGCAACGACGGAGGCGCCGCGCAACATAGTCTCCTCCAGTTCGTGGCAGCGCAGTGCTGCGCTCAACGCGCTGGACCCAACGCCGCTGTGCCGAGAAGAGGTGCTGGGGCACTCGCCTACAAATGCCAGAGAAGACGAGGACACTCAGCagggtggagagggggacGTGGATGCGGTGGTTAACCTTTACTTGGCGCCTGTCCACCAGCACGAGAAGGGTGCGAAGGGCACCGCAGTCGCGACAGCCAACGCGGACGCTCCTCAGCCCCTGCTTCCGTTTTTCACAGCCCAACGCCACCACTGCCTCTTACTTGACACTGTACCTACGCCATCGGACAAAAGCGGCGTGCTGTGGCCGGTGACGACGTCTCCAAcgagaaaggaggaggcggatggacgggcgccgccatcagcgcGGCTGTCGGCGCCCCTCGGCAGCATCGACGCGatcctgcgtgcgcgcgcctcttccaCATCCGGGTGGTCTGTCGTGTGGGACGGGGtggaagaaaggaaaagcgacGACAGCAGTGACAGTGACGAAGGCTGTCCCACTACCCGGGCACCATCGAGTCAATGCCCCTACTCCACTGTACAAGTCGCTGAGGTAGGTGAAGATGAGTGCGCTGCCCGGGGAGAAAGGAGAGGCAACGGTGGTGTCGATCGCGAACATCGACGCCCTATCCCGGCGAATGCTTTCTCAGGCGTGAGCCGTCACACCGTGAAGGATGCGCTGACCTTCGTGCACATGCAGGATGTTTGGGAGTTGCACACAGCACTAGTCCGTCGACATCCCCGACTGCCTCCGTGTTTTGCCGCCCTGCGGCACGGTCGCGTTCGCTGGCAGGCAGACGTAGCAGCAGAAGAGGATAGCAGCGAGTGTGCAGTTGACTCGACATGCAACGATGCTCCGcacccaccgccgccgatccTTTGCGTGGTGGGGCACTACCCACAGCAGTCGTGCCGAAGCGACCCATCAGGCTTGCGTCTCCTCCCTAAGCTCACCCCAACCGCCTGTACAGCTCTCGTGCTCGGCGTCCCATGCGTGGACATGACATGGGTCGCGTCTCCGACGTCTTCGCCTTGGACGGCGCACGCCGTCTCTGGGTGGCAAACGAGCACCGCTGTCGTGGATGGCACACCATCGCCTTTGGTGCGTGAGCGGCAGAGGCCGAATGCATTCCAGAACGCGCTGGAGCGActgacggcggcgtctgGCGCTTCTTCCCAGCCACAGCGCCTCGCAGAGTCACTGCCGGGCTCGTGGATGGCCACAACGCAGCGCGCTCTCTTGGCCCACCTACACCCCACCGCGCAACCGCGCAACACTCAAAACGGCTCTGATACGACTGCGACCCACGCTGCCGTAGATACGTACGTGTTCTTTCTCCTGCCAGACGGCGCCACGCGGCAGCTGGGTGAGATGCTCTACCAACAGTGGACCCGTGCAGCGTTGTGGCAGTCACCGCAAGCAATGGGTGCGCCTccgacggtggtggcgcctcTCTCATTATCGTCGCGCAAGCGACGCAGAGATGGGGTGCCTTTCAGCGGCATCATACACGGTATCGGCAATTGGTCGGCGACGGATGGCCACCCGCAACGAGCTTGGCGAcgtctgctgctggtggccggtggcgcagcagtggaACTTTCGTGGACGCTCTTCGAGGCCCTTGTGgcaaccgccgctgccttggAGGACGGCGACAGCGTGGTAGAGGGGCGCAGCGCGACAGACACGGACTCTTTGGTAAAGGCGCTGGCTTCACACCTTCGGCATCGACGCACCAGTGGCACCGGCAGCTTGTGGATCCATGTAGACGTGGCGGACTGCTGGCGAgagccatcgccgccgccgtcggcagcGAGCCCAGTCCGCTCCTGCGGTGCCCAGCACACATTCTTCCTCCTCTACAGCATGGCGGTGGCACGCGATGTTTTCGCGCAGCTGGTAGCAGAGAAAAATGTGCGCGGGAAAACGCCGCGCACgtcgccctcttcttcaTCGCCGGCGTCAGGAGATGACAGCACCGCTCGCACCCGGGCGTATTTGCGACGCTTCAAGGTTTTTCTCGATCGTCTCGCAgcgctcgtcgccgtcgtagCGGCGCCGGTTCTTCCTGGCAGCGCCTCTTTGTATGGAGGCGCGTCACACCGGCAGGAGGCTCGCCCGTCCAGCTGGTTATTGGAGAACATTGCGCAAGGGCGCCGCagtgccggcagcagcgtcaacATCTCGGCGCTGTCGCCAACTCAAGAAGATGCCGGCGACGTCAGCGCGTCATCCATCATCACAGCCGAAatgcggagcagcggcgaacgggcaaggaggcggctcgatgctgctgctttctcGATGGGCGAGTGCGGCGCAGAGGGCGAACGGCAAGTCGAAGGAGCTGCGGCTCTTCCAGCGCAGCGAGCTGGAGTGTACCGTAGCTTGCTCTACACCGACACTCCGTAG
- a CDS encoding putative vacuolar ATP synthase subunit d gives MSSTSRYPALPSRMSLIAFKTRLKGAQKGHSLLKKKADALALRYRTVMGELRTAKLEMANQIKGSYFTITQAQFIAGDISLAVQESLKIPTYRMELQVENIAGVQVPSFHTQNDDAVDSQSDAATESRLKYGNPYSTGAVTGSLTAGLGKGGEQIKEAYSAFRHTLSLLVKIASLQTSWITLDIAQKVTNRRVNALEKVVIPRVQNTLSYITSELDEQEREEFFRLKMVQKKKVTAKIQQTARQAETAGIEAERTRKRNLLIAQRDGGVAEADMVV, from the coding sequence ATGTCCAGCACGAGCCGCTACCCGGCCCTGCCGAGCCGCATGTCCCTCATCGCCTTCAAGACGCGTCTGAAAGGTGCGCAGAAGGGGCACAGCTTATTGAAAAAGAAAGCCGATGCCCTGGCGCTGCGCTACCGGACGGTGATGGGTGAGCTGCGCACAGCGAAGCTGGAAATGGCGAACCAGATCAAGGGCTCCTACTTCACCATCACGCAGGCACAGTTCATTGCCGGAGATATTAGCCTTGCCGTGCAGGAGTCGCTCAAGATCCCGACTTACCGGATGGAGCTGCAGGTGGAGAACATCGCTGGCGTGCAGGTGCCGAGTTTTCACACCCAgaacgacgacgccgtcgacaGCCAAAGCGATGCTGCGACGGAATCGCGCCTGAAGTACGGCAACCCGTACTCCACGGGGGCCGTCACCGGCTCCCTCACAGCTGGTCTGGGTAAGGGTGGCGAACAGATCAAGGAGGCCTACTCCGCCTTCCGACACACACTCTCGCTCCTCGTCAAGATCGCGTCTCTGCAGACGAGCTGGATTACGCTCGACATTGCGCAAAAAGTGACGAACCGCCGCGTGAATGCTCTGGAGAAGGTAGTGATTCCGCGCGTGCAGAACACCCTCAGCTACATCACGTCGGAGCTAGACGAGCAGGAGCGTGAGGAGTTCTTCCGCCTTAAAATGGTGCAGAAGAAGAAAGTCACGGCAAAGATCCAGCAGACCGCGCGCCAAGCGGAGACAGCCGGCATCGAGGCGGAGCGGACGCGGAAGCGCAACCTCCTCATTGCCCagcgcgacggtggcgtggCCGAGGCGGACATGGTGGTGTAA